From the Streptomyces sp. Tu 2975 genome, one window contains:
- the pdxH gene encoding pyridoxamine 5'-phosphate oxidase gives MREQYRSTPLDEDALAAGPMEQFAQWFAEAAAAALLEPNAMIVSTATPDGRPSSRTVLLKQYDARGFVFFTNYDSRKGREIDANPHVSLLFPWHPLERQIIVTGRAARMGRDETATYFRTRPHGSQLGAWASDQSQVISSREELLRRYEELSARYPEGTQVPAPAHWGGIRVVPDAVEFWQGHENRLHDRLRYVRTDGGWRVERLAP, from the coding sequence ATGCGCGAGCAGTACCGCTCGACACCGCTCGACGAGGACGCACTGGCCGCGGGACCCATGGAACAGTTCGCGCAGTGGTTCGCCGAGGCCGCCGCGGCCGCCCTGCTGGAACCCAACGCGATGATCGTCTCGACGGCGACACCCGACGGGCGGCCCTCCTCGCGCACGGTGCTGCTCAAGCAGTACGACGCCCGCGGCTTCGTCTTCTTCACCAACTACGACTCGCGGAAGGGCCGCGAGATCGACGCCAACCCGCACGTCTCGCTGCTCTTCCCCTGGCACCCGCTCGAGCGCCAGATCATCGTCACCGGCAGGGCCGCCCGCATGGGCCGCGACGAGACCGCCACCTACTTCCGCACCCGCCCGCACGGCTCCCAGCTCGGCGCCTGGGCGAGCGACCAGTCCCAAGTGATCTCCTCACGCGAGGAACTGCTGCGCCGGTACGAGGAGCTGTCCGCCCGCTACCCCGAGGGCACCCAGGTCCCCGCGCCCGCCCACTGGGGCGGCATCAGGGTCGTGCCCGACGCCGTGGAGTTCTGGCAGGGCCACGAGAACCGCCTCCACGACCGGCTGCGGTACGTCCGCACGGACGGCGGCTGGCGCGTCGAACGCCTGGCGCCCTGA
- a CDS encoding citrate synthase 2 gives MSDFVPGLEGVVAFETEIAEPDKEGGSLRYRGVDIEELVGHVSFGNVWGLLVDGAFNPGLPPAEPFPIPVHSGDIRVDVQSALAMLAPVWGLKPLLDIDEAQARDDLARAAVMALSYVAQSARGQGLPMVPQSEIDKAESIVERFMIRWRGEPDPRHVKAVDAYWTSAAEHGMNASTFTARVIASTGADVAAALSGAVGAMSGPLHGGAPSRVLGMIEEIERTGDATAYVKRALDKGERLMGFGHRVYRAEDPRARVLRRTAKELAAPRFEVAEALEKAALEELHNRRPDRVLATNVEFWAAIMLDFAEVPAHMFTSMFTCARTAGWSAHILEQKRTGRLVRPSARYVGPAGRSPREISGYEDIVG, from the coding sequence ATGTCCGACTTCGTACCTGGACTCGAGGGAGTCGTCGCGTTCGAGACGGAGATCGCCGAACCGGACAAGGAGGGCGGCTCGCTCCGCTACCGGGGCGTCGACATCGAGGAACTGGTCGGGCACGTGTCGTTCGGGAACGTGTGGGGCCTGCTCGTCGACGGCGCCTTCAACCCGGGCCTGCCGCCCGCAGAACCGTTTCCGATCCCGGTGCACTCCGGCGACATCCGGGTCGACGTGCAGTCGGCGCTGGCGATGCTCGCCCCTGTGTGGGGTCTCAAACCGCTGCTCGACATCGATGAGGCGCAGGCCCGTGACGACCTCGCGCGGGCAGCCGTGATGGCGCTCTCGTACGTGGCACAGAGTGCCCGTGGCCAGGGTCTGCCGATGGTGCCGCAGAGCGAGATCGACAAGGCGGAGTCCATCGTCGAGCGGTTCATGATCCGTTGGCGTGGCGAGCCCGACCCGCGGCATGTCAAGGCCGTCGACGCGTACTGGACGTCGGCCGCGGAGCACGGCATGAACGCCTCGACGTTCACGGCCCGTGTCATCGCGTCCACCGGCGCGGACGTCGCGGCTGCGCTGTCCGGCGCGGTGGGCGCGATGTCCGGTCCGCTGCACGGCGGCGCGCCGTCCCGGGTCCTCGGCATGATCGAGGAGATCGAGCGGACCGGTGACGCGACGGCGTACGTGAAGCGTGCCCTGGACAAGGGTGAGCGGCTGATGGGCTTCGGGCACCGGGTCTACCGCGCGGAGGACCCGCGGGCCCGTGTGCTGCGCCGTACGGCGAAGGAGCTGGCCGCGCCGCGCTTCGAGGTGGCGGAGGCGCTGGAGAAGGCGGCGCTGGAGGAGTTGCACAACCGCCGCCCTGACCGGGTGCTGGCGACCAATGTCGAGTTCTGGGCCGCGATCATGCTGGACTTCGCGGAGGTCCCGGCGCACATGTTCACGTCGATGTTCACGTGTGCCCGTACGGCCGGCTGGTCGGCGCACATCCTGGAGCAGAAGCGCACGGGCCGGCTGGTGCGTCCGTCGGCGCGTTATGTCGGCCCTGCCGGCCGCAGCCCGCGTGAGATCTCGGGCTACGAGGACATCGTCGGCTGA
- a CDS encoding acyl-CoA dehydrogenase family protein, producing MNAMETQEHKDLREAVAALGRRHGPGFDRATLWAEAGKLGYLGVNLPEEYGGGGGGISELSLVLEESGAAGCPLLMMIVSPAICATVIARFGTDEQKRQWLPGLADGSLTMAFGITEPDAGSNSHRITTTARRDGDGWILTGRKVFVSGVDIADATLIVGRTEDARTGSLKPCLFIVPRDAQGFGRSVIDMELQAQEKQFELVLDDVRLPADALVGGGTSHAEGCGGEDAGLLQLFAGLNPERIMTAAFAIGMGRYALTQAVEYAKTRQVWKTPIGAHQAVAHPLAQAHIELELAKLMMQKAAALYDAGDDIGAGEAANMAKYAAGEACVKAVDQAVHTLGGNGLTREYGLAKLIAAARVARIAPVSREMILNYVSHQSLGLPKSY from the coding sequence ATGAACGCCATGGAGACCCAGGAGCACAAGGACCTGCGGGAAGCCGTCGCCGCCCTCGGACGCCGGCACGGCCCCGGCTTCGACCGTGCCACCCTGTGGGCAGAGGCAGGCAAGCTCGGCTACCTCGGTGTGAACCTCCCCGAGGAGTACGGCGGCGGAGGCGGCGGCATCAGCGAGCTGTCCCTCGTCCTCGAGGAGTCCGGCGCGGCCGGCTGCCCCCTCCTCATGATGATCGTCTCGCCCGCGATCTGCGCCACCGTCATCGCCCGCTTCGGTACCGACGAGCAGAAGCGCCAGTGGCTGCCCGGCCTCGCCGACGGCAGCCTCACCATGGCCTTCGGCATCACCGAGCCCGACGCCGGATCGAACTCCCACCGGATCACCACCACCGCCCGCCGGGACGGCGACGGATGGATACTCACCGGCCGCAAGGTCTTCGTCTCCGGCGTCGACATCGCCGACGCGACCCTGATCGTCGGCCGCACGGAGGACGCGAGGACGGGCAGCCTCAAGCCGTGCCTGTTCATCGTCCCCCGCGACGCGCAGGGCTTCGGCCGGTCGGTGATCGACATGGAACTGCAGGCGCAGGAGAAGCAGTTCGAGCTCGTGCTCGACGACGTACGACTGCCCGCCGACGCGCTCGTCGGTGGGGGTACCTCCCACGCCGAAGGCTGTGGGGGAGAGGACGCGGGCCTGCTCCAGTTGTTCGCCGGGCTCAACCCCGAACGCATCATGACCGCCGCCTTCGCCATCGGCATGGGCCGCTACGCCCTCACACAGGCCGTCGAGTACGCGAAGACCCGCCAGGTCTGGAAGACCCCCATCGGCGCCCATCAGGCCGTCGCCCACCCCCTCGCGCAGGCCCACATAGAACTCGAGCTCGCGAAGCTGATGATGCAGAAGGCCGCCGCCCTGTACGACGCCGGCGACGACATCGGCGCCGGCGAGGCCGCGAACATGGCCAAGTACGCCGCCGGAGAGGCATGCGTGAAGGCGGTCGACCAGGCGGTCCACACCCTCGGCGGCAACGGACTCACACGCGAGTACGGCCTCGCGAAGCTCATCGCCGCCGCCCGCGTCGCCCGGATCGCCCCGGTCAGCCGCGAAATGATCCTGAACTACGTGTCCCACCAGTCCCTGGGTCTCCCCAAGTCGTACTGA
- a CDS encoding 4-coumarate--CoA ligase family protein: MVFRSSYADVPAVVEPIHESVLARAAEYGDTVALVDGVNGTTVTYRQLDRFHRRIAAALADAGLRKGDVLALHSPNTVAYPAVFYGATRAGAAVTTVHPLATAEEFAKQLRDSSARWIVTVSPLLEVARRAAELAAGIEEIFVCDRADGHVSVLDMLGSTAPEPDVTIDPSNDVAALPYSSGTTGVPKGVMLTHRSIATNLAQLEPVAPAGQGHRILAVLPFFHIYGLTALMNAPLKQGATVVVLPRFELDTFLGAIQEHRINGLYVAPPIVLALAKHPAVATYDLSSLEYILSAAAPLDASLAEACSKRLGLPPVRQAYGMTELSPGTHVVPLTAENPPPGTVGLLLPGTEMRILDLDGSGRELGTGEEGEIAIRGPQVMKGYLGRPDATAAMIDADGWVRTGDVGRVDDDGWLFVVDRVKELIKYNGYQVAPAELEALLLTHEAIADAAVIGVNDDDGNEIPKAYVVRQQGSEHLKEEDVLDFVTAQVSPYKKIRRVEFIGAVPRAASGKILRRELRARENGTKEQ; this comes from the coding sequence ATGGTGTTCCGCAGCAGCTACGCAGATGTCCCCGCAGTCGTCGAGCCCATCCACGAGAGCGTGCTCGCGAGAGCCGCCGAATACGGAGACACCGTCGCCCTCGTCGACGGAGTGAACGGCACCACCGTCACTTACCGGCAACTCGACCGGTTCCACCGGCGCATCGCCGCCGCGCTCGCCGACGCCGGCCTGCGCAAGGGCGACGTCCTGGCCCTGCACAGCCCCAACACGGTCGCCTACCCGGCCGTGTTCTACGGCGCCACCCGCGCCGGCGCCGCCGTCACCACCGTCCATCCGCTGGCCACGGCGGAGGAGTTCGCCAAGCAACTGCGCGACTCCTCCGCCCGCTGGATCGTCACCGTCTCCCCGCTGCTCGAGGTGGCCCGCAGAGCCGCCGAACTCGCCGCGGGGATCGAGGAGATCTTCGTCTGTGACCGCGCCGACGGGCACGTCAGCGTCCTCGACATGCTCGGCTCCACCGCGCCGGAACCCGACGTCACCATCGACCCGTCGAACGACGTCGCCGCCCTGCCGTACTCGTCGGGCACGACCGGCGTCCCCAAAGGCGTGATGCTCACCCACCGGTCCATCGCCACCAACCTGGCGCAGCTCGAACCGGTCGCCCCGGCTGGGCAGGGCCACCGCATCCTCGCCGTCCTGCCCTTCTTCCACATCTACGGGCTCACCGCCCTGATGAACGCCCCGCTCAAGCAGGGCGCGACCGTCGTCGTCCTGCCCCGCTTCGAGCTCGACACCTTCCTCGGCGCCATCCAGGAACACCGCATCAACGGGCTGTACGTCGCCCCGCCCATCGTCCTCGCGCTCGCCAAGCACCCCGCCGTCGCCACCTACGACCTCTCGTCGCTGGAATACATCCTCAGCGCCGCCGCCCCGCTCGACGCGAGCCTCGCGGAAGCATGCTCGAAACGGCTCGGGCTGCCGCCGGTACGGCAGGCGTACGGCATGACGGAGCTCTCACCGGGCACCCACGTCGTACCGCTCACCGCGGAGAACCCTCCGCCCGGCACCGTGGGCCTCCTGCTGCCCGGCACCGAGATGCGCATCCTCGACCTGGACGGCTCCGGCAGGGAACTGGGCACCGGCGAGGAAGGGGAGATCGCCATCCGCGGCCCGCAGGTGATGAAGGGGTACCTCGGCCGGCCGGACGCCACCGCCGCGATGATCGACGCGGACGGCTGGGTCCGCACCGGCGACGTCGGGCGCGTCGACGACGACGGCTGGCTGTTCGTCGTCGACCGGGTCAAGGAACTCATCAAGTACAACGGCTACCAGGTCGCCCCCGCGGAGCTGGAGGCGCTGCTGCTCACCCACGAAGCGATCGCGGACGCGGCGGTCATCGGCGTCAACGACGACGACGGCAACGAGATACCGAAGGCGTACGTCGTACGGCAGCAGGGCAGCGAACACCTGAAGGAGGAGGACGTCCTCGACTTCGTCACCGCCCAGGTGTCCCCGTACAAGAAGATCCGCCGCGTCGAGTTCATCGGCGCCGTCCCCCGCGCCGCGTCCGGGAAGATCCTCCGGCGGGAACTGCGGGCCCGCGAGAACGGTACGAAGGAGCAGTAG
- a CDS encoding enoyl-CoA hydratase family protein has protein sequence MTIATTHERGITTLTLDSPANRNALTARLVGELTEALGKCAHDGDVRAVVLTHTGSTFSAGADLKSPPNPYTFVGLLRQIVTLPKPVVARVTGHVRAGGLGLVGACDIAAASSDSDFAFTEVRIGVAPAVISLPLLPRMDPRAAGRYYLTGERFDAAEAARTGLLTLTADDVDTALAPLLDGLRRASPQGLAASKELVTARVLEAFDQDAEDLVQRSASLFASSEAREGMTAFLERRDPAWVL, from the coding sequence GTGACCATCGCCACCACGCACGAGCGCGGCATCACCACCCTGACCCTGGACTCGCCGGCCAACCGCAACGCCCTGACGGCGAGACTCGTCGGCGAGCTCACGGAAGCGCTCGGGAAGTGCGCCCACGACGGCGACGTACGCGCCGTCGTGCTCACGCACACCGGCTCCACGTTCAGCGCGGGCGCCGACCTCAAGTCACCGCCCAACCCGTACACGTTCGTCGGACTGCTCCGGCAGATCGTGACGCTCCCCAAGCCAGTGGTGGCGAGGGTCACCGGCCATGTGCGGGCCGGCGGCCTCGGCCTCGTCGGCGCGTGTGACATCGCCGCCGCCAGCTCGGACTCCGACTTCGCATTCACCGAAGTCCGCATCGGTGTCGCGCCCGCCGTCATCTCCCTGCCGCTGCTTCCCCGCATGGACCCCCGGGCCGCCGGACGCTACTACCTCACCGGGGAACGCTTCGACGCGGCGGAGGCCGCCCGCACCGGGCTGCTCACCCTCACCGCGGACGACGTCGACACGGCCCTCGCACCGCTCCTCGACGGGCTGCGCAGGGCCTCCCCCCAGGGGCTGGCGGCATCGAAGGAACTGGTCACGGCTAGGGTGCTGGAAGCCTTCGACCAGGACGCGGAGGACCTGGTCCAGCGCTCGGCGTCGCTGTTCGCATCGTCCGAGGCGCGCGAAGGGATGACGGCCTTCCTCGAACGACGGGACCCCGCATGGGTGTTGTGA
- a CDS encoding TetR/AcrR family transcriptional regulator, with protein MGVVTPPTAKAPKQDRSRATRQRLLEAAVACLAEVGWAGSTVSVVAERAGVSRGAAQHHFPTREDLFTAAVEYVAEERSQALRELPSQDRAAVVAALVDLYTGPLFRAALHLWVAASDEEQLRPRVTELEAKVGRETHRIAVRLLNADESRPGVRETVQGLLDMARGLGLANLLTDDAARRKRVVAQWAALVDEALG; from the coding sequence ATGGGTGTTGTGACGCCACCGACCGCCAAGGCCCCCAAGCAGGACCGCAGCCGGGCGACCCGGCAGCGGCTGCTGGAGGCCGCGGTGGCCTGCCTGGCCGAGGTCGGCTGGGCAGGCTCCACCGTCTCGGTAGTGGCCGAACGGGCCGGCGTCTCACGCGGGGCGGCACAACACCACTTCCCCACCCGGGAGGACCTGTTCACGGCCGCCGTCGAATACGTGGCCGAGGAACGCTCGCAAGCGCTGCGGGAACTCCCGTCGCAGGACCGCGCCGCCGTCGTCGCGGCACTCGTCGACCTCTACACCGGGCCGCTGTTCCGGGCCGCGCTCCACCTGTGGGTGGCCGCGTCCGACGAGGAACAGCTGCGCCCCCGGGTCACCGAACTCGAGGCGAAGGTCGGCCGCGAGACCCACCGCATCGCCGTCCGCCTGCTGAACGCGGACGAGTCCCGCCCGGGCGTCCGCGAAACCGTCCAGGGACTGCTCGACATGGCCCGCGGCCTGGGCCTGGCCAACCTCCTCACCGACGACGCGGCCCGCCGGAAACGGGTCGTGGCGCAGTGGGCGGCGCTCGTGGACGAGGCGCTCGGCTGA
- a CDS encoding biotin carboxylase N-terminal domain-containing protein, giving the protein MISTVLVANRGEIACRVFRTCRRLGIATVAVHSDADATALHVREADAAVRLPGDTPAQTYLRGEAIVKAAQAAGADAVHPGYGFLSENADFARAVVDAGLIWIGPSADAIAAMASKTRAKQLMGLTSLDPASVTEDDLPVLVKAAAGGGGRGMRVVRTLASLPAELAAARSEAAAAFGDGEVFVEPYIEAGRHVEVQILADAHGTVWALGTRDCSLQRRHQKVIEESPAPGLGPEQVGTLHAQAVAAARAVDYRGAGTVEFLLAEDGRAHFLEMNTRLQVEHPVTEAVFGVDLVALQIAVAEGAALPPHPPTADGHAVEARLYAEDPSSGWTPQAGRLHELSFPADAAPGGPDPAGSTPWVRVDAGYADGDVIGVHYDPMIAKVIAWAPTRAEAVRKLAHSLRRARVHGPVTNRELLVASLEHPDFTGGLLDTGFYERNLAELTRPSPGGEHAAVAAALAHAAGRAGRFGGAWRNLPSTDQVKGYGDHEIRYRPTRDGGFELTDRPGTRVVRAEPHRVTLEIDGVVRNYDVTDRGDTVHVDSPAGAHALTPRPRFTDPQDRAEPGSLLAPMPGTVVRIGDGVAEGAEVIQGQPLVWLEAMKMEHRIVSPASGTLTALHAVPGHQVEVGALLAVVTETATEAVARPVAEAATETVREAANAQEDTAS; this is encoded by the coding sequence GTGATTTCCACTGTCCTTGTCGCCAACCGCGGCGAGATCGCGTGCCGTGTCTTCCGCACCTGCCGCCGGCTGGGCATCGCGACGGTCGCCGTCCACTCCGACGCCGACGCCACGGCCCTCCACGTGCGGGAGGCGGACGCGGCGGTGCGGCTGCCCGGCGACACACCCGCCCAGACGTATCTGCGGGGCGAGGCGATCGTCAAAGCGGCGCAGGCGGCGGGTGCCGACGCCGTCCACCCCGGATACGGATTCCTCTCCGAGAACGCGGACTTCGCTCGGGCCGTGGTGGACGCCGGTCTGATCTGGATCGGCCCGTCCGCCGACGCCATCGCGGCGATGGCGTCCAAGACCCGCGCCAAGCAGCTCATGGGCCTCACCTCGCTGGACCCCGCCTCGGTCACCGAGGACGACCTTCCCGTCCTGGTGAAAGCGGCGGCGGGCGGCGGCGGCCGGGGGATGCGCGTGGTCCGCACCCTCGCCTCGCTCCCGGCGGAGTTGGCGGCGGCACGCTCCGAGGCCGCAGCTGCCTTCGGCGACGGAGAGGTCTTCGTCGAGCCCTACATCGAGGCGGGCCGCCACGTCGAGGTCCAGATCCTCGCCGACGCCCACGGCACGGTGTGGGCGCTCGGCACCCGGGACTGCTCGCTGCAACGCCGCCACCAGAAGGTCATCGAGGAGTCCCCCGCACCGGGCCTCGGCCCCGAACAGGTCGGGACACTGCACGCACAGGCAGTGGCCGCCGCACGCGCCGTGGACTACCGGGGCGCCGGCACGGTCGAGTTCCTCCTCGCCGAGGACGGCCGCGCGCACTTCCTGGAGATGAACACCCGGCTCCAGGTCGAACACCCCGTGACGGAAGCGGTCTTCGGCGTGGACCTGGTGGCCCTGCAGATCGCGGTCGCGGAAGGCGCGGCCCTGCCGCCGCACCCGCCCACCGCCGACGGGCACGCCGTGGAGGCACGCCTCTACGCGGAGGACCCGTCCTCCGGCTGGACCCCGCAGGCGGGGAGGCTGCACGAGCTGAGCTTCCCCGCGGACGCGGCTCCGGGCGGCCCGGACCCCGCCGGCAGCACCCCCTGGGTGCGGGTCGACGCCGGATACGCCGACGGGGACGTCATCGGGGTCCACTACGACCCGATGATCGCCAAGGTCATCGCCTGGGCACCCACCCGTGCCGAAGCGGTGCGCAAGCTCGCGCACAGCCTCCGCCGGGCACGGGTGCACGGCCCCGTCACCAACCGGGAGCTGCTCGTCGCGTCGCTGGAGCACCCCGACTTCACCGGCGGACTGCTCGACACCGGGTTCTACGAGCGGAACCTGGCCGAACTCACCCGGCCCTCCCCCGGCGGGGAGCACGCCGCCGTCGCCGCGGCACTCGCCCACGCGGCCGGGCGCGCGGGCCGCTTCGGCGGCGCCTGGCGCAACCTGCCCTCCACCGACCAGGTCAAGGGCTACGGCGACCACGAGATCCGCTACCGGCCCACCAGGGACGGCGGCTTCGAACTCACCGACCGCCCCGGCACCCGGGTCGTACGGGCCGAGCCGCACCGCGTCACCCTCGAGATCGACGGAGTCGTACGGAACTACGACGTCACCGACCGCGGCGACACCGTCCACGTCGACTCGCCCGCCGGTGCCCACGCCCTCACCCCCCGGCCCCGCTTCACCGACCCGCAGGACCGCGCCGAACCCGGATCGCTGCTCGCGCCCATGCCCGGGACCGTCGTACGGATCGGGGACGGCGTGGCCGAAGGCGCCGAGGTCATCCAGGGCCAGCCGCTGGTCTGGCTGGAGGCCATGAAGATGGAGCACAGGATCGTCTCGCCCGCCTCCGGCACGCTCACCGCTCTCCACGCCGTCCCCGGCCACCAGGTCGAGGTCGGCGCCCTGCTCGCCGTCGTCACGGAGACCGCCACGGAAGCCGTCGCCCGGCCGGTCGCCGAAGCCGCCACGGAAACCGTCCGCGAAGCCGCCAACGCACAGGAGGACACCGCGTCATGA